Proteins from a single region of Primulina tabacum isolate GXHZ01 chromosome 5, ASM2559414v2, whole genome shotgun sequence:
- the LOC142547650 gene encoding chalcone synthase-like — MTTVEEIRRAQRAEGPATILAIGTATPANCVDQSTYPEYYFRITDSEHKTELKEKFKRMCEKSMIKKRYMHVTEEYLKENPNLCAYMAPSLDARQDIAVTEVPKLGKEAAQKAIKEWGQPKSKITHLIFCTTSGVDMPGADYQVTKLLGLRPSVKRFMMYQQGCFAGGTVLRMAKDLAENNAGARVLVICSEITVVTFRGPSETHLDSLVGQALFGDGAAAMIVGSDPVLAVERPLYQIISAAQTILPDSEGAIDGHLREVGLTFHLLKDVPGLISKNIEKSLREAFDPLSIDDWNSIFWIAHPGGPAILDQVEERLGLDPQKLRATRHVLSEYGNMSSACVVFILDEMRKASAKEGLSTTGEGLEWGVLFGFGPGLTVETVVLHSMATN; from the exons ATGACCACTGTCGAGGAAATCCGGAGGGCGCAACGGGCGGAGGGTCCGGCCACGATTTTGGCTATCGGCACGGCGACTCCGGCGAATTGTGTTGATCAGAGCACGTACCCTGAATACTACTTTCGTATAACCGATAGTGAACACAAAACGGAGCTTAAAGAAAAGTTTAAGCGGATGT GTGAAAAATCGATGATCAAGAAGCGTTACATGCATGTAACAGAAGAATATTTGAAAGAGAACCCAAATCTCTGTGCGTACATGGCTCCATCACTCGATGCTAGGCAAGATATAGCCGTGACGGAGGTGCCTAAGCTTGGAAAAGAAGCGGCGCAGAAAGCAATCAAGGAGTGGGGGCAGCCGAAATCCAAGATCACCCACCTGATCTTCTGCACCACCAGCGGCGTCGACATGCCCGGCGCCGACTACCAGGTCACCAAGCTCCTCGGTCTCCGCCCCTCCGTCAAGCGGTTCATGATGTATCAGCAGGGCTGCTTCGCCGGGGGAACCGTCCTCCGAATGGCCAAAGACCTGGCGGAGAACAATGCTGGCGCTAGAGTCCTCGTCATTTGCTCCGAGATCACCGTCGTGACCTTCCGGGGTCCGAGTGAGACTCACTTGGATAGCCTCGTGGGCCAGGCGTTGTTCGGAGATGGAGCAGCAGCGATGATCGTGGGCTCCGACCCGGTGTTGGCCGTTGAGCGGCCGCTTTACCAGATCATATCCGCTGCGCAGACGATTTTACCCGACAGCGAGGGTGCAATCGATGGCCACTTGCGTGAAGTGGGGTTAACTTTCCACCTTCTGAAAGATGTCCCGGGCTTGATTTCCAAGAACATCGAGAAGAGCTTGAGAGAGGCTTTCGATCCGTTGAGTATCGACGACTGGAACTCGATTTTTTGGATCGCCCATCCCGGCGGGCCGGCTATCTTGGATCAGGTCGAGGAGCGGCTAGGCCTCGATCCCCAGAAGCTTCGAGCCACCAGGCATGTGTTGAGCGAGTACGGGAACATGTCGAGTGCATGTGTGGTGTTCATTTTGGATGAGATGAGAAAGGCCTCGGCGAAGGAGGGGTTGAGCACGACCGGCGAGGGTCTCGAATGGGGCGTGCTATTCGGCTTCGGACCGGGGCTCACGGTGGAGACGGTGGTGTTACATAGTATGGCCACCAATTGA